The following are encoded together in the Deltaproteobacteria bacterium genome:
- a CDS encoding amidohydrolase family protein: protein MVFIPHYLKKERGKPFVPTWLGEADRPSSLGTDSFPPLEETGTSPLLLKGGVCVVPYEGLLPMDIRIEEGRILEIGEDLPEAGARIVPVRGKYVIPGILDPHVHLGIYAEFQDELATETRSAVLNGVTTIGLYVNSEESYLPMLEDTIRRIGEISLCDVFIHLAIFNRKQLEEIPLYHSRFGVTSFKTWMCGIPGLIPDAEDDFLMDLMETVASLGKGAVLNIHAENHRVVARATEKLKRKDPSSRSLSTWEESHPGFGEAEAVERAARLSDESGARIYFVHLSSKEAVQSAASLKHRRKNLYFETTSPYLTLCLEQNLNLLYKMSPPIRKREDQDALWEGLREGTLDTIGTDHTPMTREQKGAAPDVWGTPPGYPALGTHLPSLLHEAGKRNFPLERLIEKMTAEPAKVFGLFPRKGTLLPGSDADLVIVDPLLEKAVTHQAAASRADYALHEGKRLTGWPVAIIKSGRILDPVQGSQGVMRKIGRYLERGVDGDMG, encoded by the coding sequence ATGGTCTTCATACCCCATTACCTAAAAAAAGAAAGGGGAAAGCCCTTCGTCCCCACCTGGCTGGGGGAGGCCGATAGGCCGTCCTCCCTTGGCACCGATTCCTTCCCTCCCCTGGAGGAGACCGGGACTTCTCCTCTCTTGCTCAAAGGCGGGGTATGCGTCGTCCCCTATGAGGGACTTTTACCCATGGACATCAGGATCGAGGAAGGCAGAATCCTCGAAATAGGAGAAGACCTACCCGAGGCCGGCGCCCGGATCGTGCCCGTCCGAGGAAAATACGTGATTCCCGGGATCCTGGACCCCCATGTCCACCTGGGAATCTACGCCGAATTCCAGGACGAATTGGCCACGGAAACCCGCTCTGCGGTGCTCAACGGGGTCACGACCATCGGGCTTTATGTCAATTCCGAAGAATCCTATCTCCCAATGCTGGAGGATACGATCCGGCGCATCGGAGAAATCTCCCTGTGTGACGTATTCATCCATCTCGCCATCTTCAACCGCAAGCAACTGGAGGAAATCCCCCTTTACCATTCCCGGTTCGGCGTCACCTCCTTCAAGACCTGGATGTGCGGCATCCCGGGCCTCATTCCCGACGCCGAAGACGACTTTCTCATGGATCTCATGGAAACCGTGGCGTCCCTTGGAAAAGGCGCCGTGTTGAATATCCATGCGGAAAACCACCGGGTCGTCGCCCGGGCCACGGAAAAGTTGAAGAGGAAAGATCCCTCCAGTCGATCCCTCTCCACCTGGGAAGAGAGCCATCCTGGGTTTGGAGAGGCCGAGGCGGTGGAGAGGGCGGCCCGCCTCTCGGATGAAAGCGGAGCGCGGATCTATTTCGTTCACCTCTCCTCAAAGGAGGCTGTGCAATCTGCAGCAAGCCTCAAGCACAGGAGGAAGAATCTCTACTTCGAAACCACTTCCCCCTATCTGACCCTTTGCCTCGAGCAGAACCTGAATCTCCTTTACAAGATGTCCCCCCCCATAAGGAAGCGTGAAGACCAGGACGCCCTCTGGGAGGGCCTCAGGGAGGGAACCCTGGATACCATCGGCACCGACCATACCCCCATGACCAGGGAGCAGAAAGGTGCGGCTCCGGACGTCTGGGGAACACCGCCAGGTTATCCGGCCCTGGGCACCCACCTTCCTTCCCTTCTCCACGAGGCCGGCAAGAGGAATTTTCCTCTGGAGCGTCTCATCGAAAAGATGACCGCCGAACCCGCTAAGGTCTTCGGGCTCTTCCCCCGCAAAGGCACCCTCCTTCCCGGAAGCGACGCAGACCTTGTCATCGTGGACCCACTGCTGGAGAAAGCCGTCACCCACCAGGCCGCGGCATCCAGGGCCGACTATGCCCTGCACGAAGGAAAGAGGCTCACGGGCTGGCCCGTAGCAATCATCAAGTCCGGGCGGATTCTGGATCCGGTGCAGGGAAGCCAAGGGGTGATGAGAAAAATCGGACGGTACCTGGAGAGGGGGGTTGACGGGGACATGGGATAA
- a CDS encoding epoxyqueuosine reductase, giving the protein MESLLGAYTAELKKRIRGWGADLVGVADIAALEGLRVEPLGLLDPFSRAIAIAVRLPRVIFQGIEDRPTPLYKAAYETANRLLDEIAFKTAVHLEDAGYESLPIPASQILDWEGLYGAVSHKAVARVAGLGWQGKSLLLVTPQYGPRVRLVTVLTQAPLDPDSPLENRCGECNNCRDACPAEAIKGVNTEHHYKDREEALFFSRCVDQTVNRFAKLPGIGTPICGICIKVCPYAD; this is encoded by the coding sequence ATGGAAAGCTTGCTTGGGGCTTACACCGCGGAGTTGAAGAAAAGGATCAGGGGCTGGGGCGCTGACTTGGTGGGCGTGGCCGACATTGCGGCCTTGGAAGGGCTCAGGGTGGAACCCCTTGGCCTGTTGGATCCCTTCTCCCGGGCGATTGCGATCGCGGTTCGCCTCCCTCGGGTGATCTTCCAGGGGATCGAGGACCGGCCCACTCCCCTCTACAAGGCCGCCTATGAGACGGCGAACCGGCTGTTGGACGAGATCGCCTTCAAGACGGCCGTTCACCTGGAAGATGCCGGTTATGAAAGTCTTCCTATCCCTGCCTCCCAGATCCTGGACTGGGAAGGACTATATGGGGCCGTAAGTCACAAGGCCGTGGCCCGCGTGGCGGGTCTGGGCTGGCAGGGAAAGAGCCTGCTGCTCGTCACCCCCCAATACGGCCCCCGGGTTCGACTCGTTACAGTCCTGACCCAGGCCCCCCTGGATCCCGACTCCCCCTTGGAAAACCGGTGCGGAGAGTGCAACAACTGCCGGGATGCCTGTCCGGCCGAGGCCATCAAGGGTGTGAATACGGAGCATCATTACAAGGATCGGGAGGAGGCCCTCTTTTTTTCCCGATGCGTGGATCAAACCGTGAACCGTTTCGCTAAGTTGCCCGGGATCGGAACCCCCATATGCGGAATATGCATCAAGGTGTGTCCTTACGCCGATTGA